One part of the Sorangiineae bacterium MSr11954 genome encodes these proteins:
- a CDS encoding protein kinase has protein sequence MPEFEPEDIIPGDVKYRTIRHLGSGGMADVYLVEHMLLHGPCALKIIQVVHRTRADYRVRLKREAQAGFQIRSVHLAQVFHIGELRDGREYFIMEYVDGRSLRHVLDTRGPLPPAIAIAIIVDGLEGLYVAHEKGVVHRDVKPENIFVTRQGIAKVLDFGVAKLSYVSNNFTGEDFVGDYLYASPEQNRHAWSVDQRADIFSMGIVLFESLTGRHPFDKTGRSFRKRDVRSIAISILNNDPMLLDHRFPPELARVLNRMLSRDLNTRPSNAYLLAQELREIMKIFYTQARESANSLISESVDGVSVGPITDARVEAPDPALMLRVQRIAARRSQGRGSLPDQPRIPPTVEPRISRRVHPPSAPLHDTVKDGVPWHAKFTRGSPAKRLIAVGLVAAFCIAVIIRAGLPVVPAEVSPPASPRTIAPLSSSTPSNDHRVTTTSEGGAGEAVGHRAPSRAGAPGPIPSTARTDKRSPRREPFVAPSPAPPPPTEVDPNPEPAKASNVNLLTGP, from the coding sequence GTGCCTGAATTTGAACCAGAAGATATCATCCCAGGGGACGTAAAATATCGAACAATTCGCCATCTTGGCAGTGGCGGCATGGCCGACGTTTACCTCGTCGAGCACATGCTGCTGCATGGCCCATGCGCGCTGAAGATCATACAGGTTGTGCATCGCACGCGTGCAGATTACCGCGTCCGACTCAAACGGGAAGCTCAGGCGGGATTCCAGATCCGATCGGTGCACCTCGCCCAAGTGTTTCACATCGGCGAGCTTCGCGACGGTCGAGAATATTTCATCATGGAATACGTAGACGGTCGCAGTCTGCGGCACGTCCTCGACACACGCGGACCATTGCCCCCTGCGATTGCAATTGCAATCATCGTCGATGGTCTCGAGGGGCTCTACGTTGCTCACGAGAAGGGCGTGGTTCATCGAGATGTCAAGCCAGAAAATATATTCGTGACGCGCCAAGGGATCGCGAAGGTGCTGGATTTTGGGGTAGCGAAGCTATCTTACGTGTCGAACAATTTTACTGGAGAAGATTTCGTCGGAGACTATCTGTACGCGTCACCCGAGCAAAATCGACACGCATGGTCGGTCGACCAGAGAGCTGACATATTTTCTATGGGGATCGTGCTGTTCGAATCGCTCACAGGTCGCCATCCATTCGACAAGACGGGGCGCAGCTTCCGCAAGCGCGACGTGCGAAGTATTGCCATTTCCATATTGAACAACGACCCAATGCTGCTCGACCATCGATTTCCGCCCGAGCTGGCCAGAGTCTTGAATAGAATGCTTTCGAGGGATCTGAATACCCGTCCATCGAACGCGTACCTGTTGGCGCAAGAGTTGCGCGAGATTATGAAAATATTCTATACGCAAGCACGGGAAAGCGCGAACTCGCTCATTAGCGAGAGTGTAGACGGAGTTTCGGTTGGTCCAATTACCGATGCTCGTGTCGAGGCTCCCGACCCGGCGCTCATGTTGCGCGTGCAAAGGATCGCCGCCCGGCGCTCGCAAGGACGTGGTTCGCTACCGGACCAGCCGCGAATCCCGCCAACGGTTGAACCGCGTATATCGAGGAGGGTACATCCGCCAAGCGCCCCGCTACATGATACTGTCAAAGACGGCGTTCCATGGCACGCAAAGTTCACCCGCGGATCGCCTGCCAAGCGGCTGATTGCGGTGGGCCTCGTCGCGGCTTTCTGCATCGCCGTCATCATTCGCGCCGGACTCCCTGTTGTCCCGGCCGAAGTGTCACCCCCAGCATCCCCGCGCACGATAGCTCCCTTGTCCTCTTCAACCCCCAGCAACGACCATCGGGTCACAACCACAAGCGAAGGAGGGGCGGGGGAGGCCGTTGGACACCGCGCGCCAAGTCGCGCCGGCGCTCCCGGGCCCATCCCCAGCACGGCTCGGACCGACAAGCGGAGCCCCCGGCGGGAGCCCTTTGTCGCGCCCTCGCCCGCTCCACCGCCCCCGACCGAGGTCGACCCCAATCCGGAACCGGCGAAGGCTTCCAATGTGAACCTTCTAACTGGTCCGTAG
- a CDS encoding NADH:flavin oxidoreductase/NADH oxidase family protein — MLPTETKDNTDSLKRALRLPCGVTISNRIAKSAMSEQLADRYGSPTRELEQLYAAWARGGAGLLVTGNVMVDGRALVEPRNAILESDRFLGAYRLWADAAHAYNTTILMQINHPGRVAVLPLTSRPLAPSAVTVKLPGLNLRVPRAMTEADIHDQVRRFATTAALAVKAGFDGVQVHAAHGYLLSQFLSPIANTRTDGWGGSPEKRRRLLLEVVRAVRGAIGPDRALSVKLNAADFQRGGFSQEESLDVALALEHEGIDLLEISGGNYESPAQLGFAAPEQIARDAYFLAYAEELRRRTKLPRMLTGGLRDVRIMSRIVDTNIVDIIGMARPFAVQPDIAKQLLSGEPAAALPRVPAIGYKPIDAYLQLGWHSAQFRRIAAGHTPRSLGGFCRTVVALGPRMAMNIATQSLSGEAR; from the coding sequence ATGCTCCCAACCGAAACCAAGGACAACACGGACAGCTTGAAACGCGCCTTGCGCCTGCCGTGCGGCGTGACCATTTCGAACCGCATCGCCAAATCGGCGATGAGCGAGCAGCTCGCCGATCGCTACGGCTCGCCGACACGGGAGCTCGAGCAACTCTACGCCGCGTGGGCGCGGGGTGGCGCCGGGCTCCTCGTCACGGGCAATGTCATGGTGGACGGGCGGGCCCTCGTCGAACCGCGAAATGCCATCCTCGAGAGCGATCGCTTCCTCGGCGCGTACCGCCTCTGGGCCGATGCGGCCCACGCGTACAACACGACGATCCTCATGCAGATCAACCACCCGGGCCGGGTGGCCGTTCTTCCGCTCACGTCCCGCCCGCTCGCGCCGTCGGCGGTGACGGTCAAGCTCCCGGGGCTCAACCTGCGCGTTCCACGCGCGATGACCGAGGCCGACATTCACGATCAGGTGCGCCGCTTCGCGACCACCGCCGCGCTCGCGGTGAAAGCCGGATTCGATGGGGTCCAGGTGCACGCTGCGCACGGTTATCTACTTTCGCAATTCCTTTCACCCATCGCGAACACCCGCACCGACGGGTGGGGCGGCAGCCCCGAAAAGCGCAGGCGCCTTCTGCTGGAGGTGGTGCGCGCCGTTCGGGGAGCCATCGGCCCCGATCGCGCTCTCTCGGTAAAGCTCAATGCCGCCGATTTTCAGAGAGGCGGGTTTTCGCAAGAGGAGTCCCTCGATGTGGCGCTCGCGCTCGAGCACGAGGGGATCGACCTGCTCGAAATATCGGGTGGAAACTACGAGTCCCCCGCGCAGCTCGGGTTCGCGGCGCCAGAGCAGATCGCGCGCGACGCCTACTTTCTCGCATATGCCGAAGAGCTCCGCCGGCGCACCAAGCTCCCACGGATGCTCACGGGCGGCCTCCGCGACGTTCGTATCATGTCCCGCATCGTCGATACCAACATCGTGGACATCATCGGCATGGCCCGCCCTTTTGCCGTGCAACCCGATATCGCCAAGCAACTCCTCTCCGGCGAGCCCGCCGCCGCACTGCCGCGGGTGCCCGCCATCGGCTACAAGCCCATCGACGCCTACCTTCAACTCGGCTGGCACTCCGCGCAATTCCGCCGGATCGCGGCCGGGCACACCCCGCGATCGCTCGGCGGATTCTGTCGCACCGTGGTGGCGCTCGGTCCACGGATGGCGATGAACATCGCGACGCAGTCGCTCTCCGGCGAAGCCCGGTGA